Within Micromonas commoda chromosome 9, complete sequence, the genomic segment cccctcggcaaccccctcggcacccgcacccgcctcgcacgcggcgacgcacgcctcGAGCAGGGGCCCGCGGGTGTCATCCGCGAAGACGTCCCAGCCGCCCCAGTACAAAATCTCGCAACCCAGCACGAGGTCCCATCGCGCGCCCCCATCGcgacggtcgacgccgccgccgccgccgccgccgggcgcgtcgtcgagtccgaggacggcgtcgcgcgaccaCGCCAGCTCCGCGACCCGCAgctcggacccgcgcgcgagttttcccgcgtctcgcgtcgcgtccgcgtttGTCCTCATGAGCGgcacgacgcggtcgaggtCGGTAAGggtgacgtcgacgtcgggaaCGGCGCACGCCAGCGCGATGCCCAGCGCGCCGgttcccgcgccgagctccaggatccgcgtcgtcggggctcGATGATCCGTGGACGAgtcgacgacggacgacgaggaggcgaccgcggacgaggaccgccgcgcctccgcatccgcgacgacgatgggcgccaccgccgacgccagcgcgcgcaccgcgggaGCCCAGACCACCCCGGCCTCGTTCAGCGAGTCGGGGTCGATCGCGAGCGTGTGGTTGACGCCGAGGATCTCCACATCCTCGCGCGTCTTGTCGGAcatgggcgcggcgagcgctgAGGCGCGGACTCCGCTCGTCGGAGTTTACGAcacggcgcgggtgcccGAAGTCAATCCCTAAAACCTGAAGCGGTGCCCTTCGTCATCACCCGGAGCGCagaggcgaccgcgtcggggttcatcgcggcgatggccgcgccgcctcgatgcTGGGAcgagtggcgcgcgcgacggctccggtcgctcgaggagcgcgcgctggcgcggtCGCTCCGGCCGGTCGAgcccatcgtcgcggaggacgattcggcgacgatgatggatgacgacgcgtgcgcgacggacgTCGGAAAGGGCcgagcgtcgtcggcctcggcggcgggcgggtcgtCCCCCGTGgaggtgcgcgtcgcgccggacacgctcgcgcggtggcTCGCCAACGACCAAGACCTCGGTCACTCGCACGAgccgtccacctccgcggcgccctcgtccgccccatcgtccccgtcctcgtcgtcgtcgcgacgcctccgcctgtTCAGCTCGAACGATTACCTCGGCATGTCCACgcaccgcgacgtccgcgtcgccgccgcgcgcgccgcgctcgcgcacggcTCCGGACCTCGATCCAGCGCCCTCGTCTGCGGCTACACCCCCGCGCACTCGCGCCTGGAACGATCCCTGGCGAGGCTCAAAGGGACCGAGGAGTGCGTTTTGTTCTCGTCGGGATACGCGGCAAACTGCGGCGTCATTCCCGCGCTctgcgacgaccgcggctgCGAGATCTTCTCCGACGAGCTGAACCACGCGTCCATCGTGGACGGGTgttccctcgccgccaagcgcgggggcgtcaaGGTCACCGTGtaccgccaccgcgacgtgACGCAGCTGGCTCGAATGGTGCGAGCGTCGAGGGCGGATCGCGTGATGATAGTCACCGACTCGCTGT encodes:
- a CDS encoding predicted protein; protein product: MSDKTREDVEILGVNHTLAIDPDSLNEAGVVWAPAVRALASAVAPIVVADAEARRSSSAVASSSSVVDSSTDHRAPTTRILELGAGTGALGIALACAVPDVDVTLTDLDRVVPLMRTNADATRDAGKLARGSELRVAELAWSRDAVLGLDDAPGGGGGGGVDRRDGGARWDLVLGCEILYWGGWDVFADDTRGPLLEACVAACEAGAGAEGVAEGGAEGGAEGGAASPPQTLVALAFTVRDKGRESGYVAGDFGEKFWLRLLDGAGTFRRVTDEEDARRMDAEARARIEAAEEGDLLVLGAVAKRRK